Proteins from one Arthrobacter sp. Soc17.1.1.1 genomic window:
- a CDS encoding acyltransferase, translating to MLRPSGEGHPPKYRCACLQWDLDAGEATISTTEHTRIGWLDSLRGAAILLVVVLHAGEALRVAVGPTPGLDQFNLFLEPFRMPVLMFLSGILLPRSVAKSGREYFAGKASMVAWPYLLWSVIILAASGDLGPARLAEILYLSPTYLWYLWFILVFYALAYPLRRVPPLVIAGSGLALSFVLPDDGRPGTLAFLAAFFFFGAWCARHARLVERAIGRPWVLALAAASAVTVGVLNVAGRDVLYRGEFVWGVVGALGVVCWIFPRLGVNRATAALEFVGRYSIVFYVVHLGPVMVTLALAEAAGVAGTWLLPLLLAVGVGVPLGLAWVYSTRAHASVDLLFELPALKRRPVVSGPRDRRSKARRGLRSG from the coding sequence GTGCTGCGGCCATCCGGGGAGGGCCACCCTCCGAAGTACCGGTGCGCATGCCTACAGTGGGATCTCGACGCCGGGGAGGCCACCATCAGCACCACCGAGCACACACGCATCGGCTGGCTCGACAGCCTGCGCGGTGCCGCCATCCTCCTCGTCGTCGTCCTGCACGCGGGGGAGGCCCTCCGTGTGGCCGTCGGTCCGACCCCGGGGCTCGACCAGTTCAACCTGTTCCTCGAGCCGTTCCGCATGCCCGTGCTGATGTTCCTCTCGGGGATCCTGCTGCCGCGGTCCGTCGCCAAGTCGGGGCGCGAGTACTTCGCGGGCAAGGCCTCCATGGTGGCGTGGCCCTACCTCCTGTGGTCGGTGATCATCCTCGCAGCCAGCGGTGACCTCGGCCCCGCTCGGCTGGCCGAGATCCTCTACCTGTCGCCCACCTACCTCTGGTACCTGTGGTTCATCCTCGTGTTCTACGCGCTGGCCTATCCGCTGCGGCGCGTGCCACCCCTGGTGATCGCGGGTTCAGGGCTCGCGCTGTCCTTCGTGCTGCCGGATGACGGCCGCCCCGGGACCCTCGCGTTCCTGGCGGCCTTCTTCTTCTTCGGCGCGTGGTGCGCACGCCACGCACGCCTGGTGGAGCGGGCCATCGGCAGGCCGTGGGTGCTCGCGCTGGCGGCGGCCTCGGCGGTCACCGTGGGTGTGCTCAACGTGGCGGGCCGGGACGTCCTCTACCGGGGCGAGTTCGTGTGGGGCGTGGTGGGTGCCCTCGGGGTGGTGTGCTGGATCTTCCCCCGGCTCGGGGTCAACCGCGCGACGGCGGCCCTCGAGTTCGTGGGACGGTACTCGATCGTCTTCTACGTGGTGCACCTCGGCCCGGTCATGGTGACGCTCGCCCTCGCCGAGGCCGCCGGGGTCGCGGGGACGTGGTTGCTGCCGCTGCTCCTGGCCGTGGGCGTGGGGGTGCCGCTCGGACTGGCCTGGGTGTATTCCACCCGGGCGCATGCATCGGTGGATCTGCTGTTCGAGTTGCCCGCCCTCAAGCGGCGTCCTGTGGTGTCGGGGCCCCGGGACCGTCGGTCGAAGGCGCGGAGGGGGCTCCGGTCCGGGTGA
- a CDS encoding alpha-mannosidase, with protein sequence MHYDSRLAEGRIRRFRDERLVSALYRRTAPLTLSCWEVPDEPVPFDVAVGQRFLPAAHGMTWGRPWGTVWFHAEGGIPAAWAEEADVRVELVVDLGFTGHQSGFQAEGTVFAPSGRIIKAVAPLNRAVGLDAAGAVDVYIEAAANPDVAQGFRFTPTSYGDRATAGDEHLYRLTQIEVGLLDLPVWELQQDLDALLGLVGQLPASSQRRAEILHALHRMVDTVDPDDVSGTAACGRSVLAPALARPAAASAHHLHAVGHAHIDSAWLWPTRETVRKVARTFSNVCDLIDENPDVVFAASSAQHYAWLQQSYPELFERVREKVASGNFVPVGGMWVESDTNLPGGEALARQFVLGKGYFLREFGVECEEVWLPDSFGYSAALPQIMTAAGARWFLTQKISWNETNRMPHHTFRWEGIDGSRIFTHFPPVDTYNAHLGADELARAERHYAEKGQGTTSLLPFGHGDGGGGPTREMIAAARRTRSLEGSPTVELSGPRAFFEAAEAEYPEPAVWSGELYLEFHRGTYTSQARTKRGNRRSEHLLREAELWSATATVRTGSPYPAEELRAAWETVLLQQFHDILPGTSIAWVHHEAERNYADVAVRLGSVIEAAARTLLGRGQDTAVLNASPFPVGAVAALAAGTEPVTANATVRRTDDGFVLENGSARVEVDTAGLIRSLWDATVERELVTAGSAANLLQLHRDTPTQWDAWDLDEHYRRITTDLVDVSALEIVEGPAGQALRIERTFGSSRVVQHLALDATAPRLQISTEVDWHERQKLLKLAFPLDVQAERATSEIQFGHVHRATHANTSWDAARFETVAHRWVHVGEPGYGVAVANDSTYGHDITRTPAGRATTTTVRLSLLRAPLFPDPGADQGSHRMEVSVLLGAGIPDAVAEGYRLNLPLRTVRGVVRTAVEPLVRLDNPGHVVEAVKLAEDGSGDVVVRLYEAHGNRSRGALRAGFEFSSVAETDLLERLVEDVAIARRDGDGVHLALRPFQIVTLRFAMAC encoded by the coding sequence ATGCACTACGACTCCCGCCTCGCCGAGGGCCGCATCCGCCGGTTCCGCGATGAGCGGCTCGTCTCCGCCCTGTACCGCCGCACGGCACCGCTCACGCTGTCCTGCTGGGAGGTGCCCGACGAACCGGTACCGTTCGACGTCGCCGTCGGGCAGCGATTCCTGCCCGCTGCACACGGCATGACGTGGGGGCGCCCCTGGGGCACGGTGTGGTTCCATGCCGAGGGCGGGATCCCGGCCGCCTGGGCGGAGGAGGCCGACGTACGGGTCGAACTGGTCGTCGATCTCGGCTTCACCGGCCACCAGTCCGGCTTCCAGGCGGAAGGGACGGTGTTCGCACCGTCGGGCAGGATCATCAAGGCCGTGGCGCCCCTGAATCGGGCCGTCGGGCTCGATGCCGCCGGCGCGGTGGACGTCTACATCGAGGCGGCCGCGAACCCGGACGTCGCCCAGGGCTTCCGGTTCACCCCCACGTCGTACGGTGACAGGGCGACGGCGGGTGACGAGCACCTGTACCGGCTCACGCAGATCGAGGTGGGGCTCCTCGACCTGCCGGTCTGGGAGCTGCAGCAGGATCTGGACGCACTCCTCGGGCTGGTGGGGCAGCTCCCCGCGTCCTCGCAGCGACGAGCCGAGATCCTCCACGCGCTGCACCGCATGGTGGACACCGTGGATCCCGACGACGTCTCCGGCACCGCCGCATGCGGGCGGTCCGTCCTCGCTCCGGCCCTCGCTCGACCGGCGGCGGCGAGCGCCCACCACCTGCACGCCGTCGGCCATGCACACATCGACTCCGCCTGGCTGTGGCCGACCCGCGAGACCGTGCGGAAGGTCGCCCGAACGTTCTCGAACGTGTGCGACCTGATTGACGAGAATCCGGACGTCGTCTTCGCGGCGTCCTCGGCGCAGCACTACGCCTGGCTCCAGCAGTCCTACCCGGAGCTGTTCGAGCGCGTGAGGGAGAAGGTGGCGTCCGGGAACTTCGTGCCGGTCGGCGGCATGTGGGTCGAATCGGACACGAACCTCCCGGGCGGCGAGGCGCTTGCACGGCAGTTCGTCCTCGGGAAGGGCTACTTCCTGCGCGAGTTCGGGGTCGAGTGCGAGGAGGTCTGGCTCCCCGACTCCTTCGGGTACTCGGCAGCCCTCCCGCAGATCATGACCGCGGCAGGTGCGCGGTGGTTCCTGACGCAGAAGATCTCCTGGAACGAGACCAACAGGATGCCGCACCATACCTTCCGGTGGGAGGGCATCGACGGGTCCCGTATCTTCACGCACTTCCCGCCCGTCGATACCTACAACGCCCACCTCGGTGCCGACGAGCTCGCCCGCGCCGAGCGGCACTATGCGGAGAAGGGACAGGGCACGACCTCGTTGCTTCCCTTCGGCCACGGCGACGGTGGCGGCGGACCCACCCGCGAGATGATCGCTGCCGCGCGCCGCACCCGGTCGCTCGAGGGATCCCCCACCGTGGAACTGTCCGGTCCGCGCGCGTTCTTCGAGGCCGCCGAGGCAGAGTACCCGGAGCCGGCCGTGTGGTCCGGCGAGCTGTACCTCGAGTTCCATCGCGGCACCTACACCTCCCAAGCACGCACCAAGCGCGGTAACCGGCGGTCCGAGCACCTGCTGCGTGAGGCCGAGCTGTGGTCTGCGACGGCGACGGTCCGGACGGGATCGCCCTATCCGGCCGAGGAGTTGCGGGCGGCCTGGGAGACGGTGCTCCTGCAGCAGTTCCACGACATCCTCCCGGGCACCTCCATCGCCTGGGTGCACCACGAGGCCGAGCGGAACTACGCCGACGTGGCGGTGCGGCTCGGGTCCGTCATCGAGGCGGCGGCCCGCACCCTCCTGGGTCGGGGACAGGACACCGCCGTACTCAACGCCTCACCGTTCCCCGTCGGCGCCGTGGCCGCCCTCGCCGCGGGCACCGAGCCGGTCACCGCGAACGCGACCGTCAGGCGGACCGATGACGGTTTCGTCCTCGAGAACGGCTCCGCCCGCGTCGAGGTCGACACCGCGGGCCTCATCCGCTCGCTGTGGGACGCGACCGTGGAGAGGGAGCTTGTCACTGCCGGGTCCGCTGCCAACCTGCTGCAACTGCACCGCGATACGCCGACGCAGTGGGATGCCTGGGACCTCGACGAGCACTACCGCCGGATCACGACCGACCTCGTGGACGTCTCAGCGCTGGAGATCGTCGAGGGCCCCGCCGGGCAGGCACTGCGGATCGAACGGACCTTCGGCTCATCACGGGTCGTGCAGCACCTCGCTCTCGACGCGACCGCTCCGAGGCTGCAGATCAGCACGGAGGTGGACTGGCACGAGCGGCAGAAGCTGCTGAAGCTGGCATTCCCCCTCGATGTCCAGGCCGAGCGCGCGACGTCGGAGATCCAGTTCGGCCACGTCCACCGCGCCACGCACGCGAACACGTCCTGGGACGCGGCGCGCTTCGAGACGGTGGCCCACCGGTGGGTGCATGTCGGTGAGCCGGGCTACGGCGTGGCCGTCGCCAACGACTCCACCTACGGACACGACATCACCCGCACCCCGGCCGGACGGGCGACCACGACCACCGTCCGGCTCTCACTGCTCCGCGCACCCCTGTTCCCCGACCCGGGGGCGGACCAGGGCAGCCATCGCATGGAGGTCTCGGTCCTGCTCGGAGCGGGAATCCCCGACGCCGTCGCCGAGGGATACCGCTTGAACCTGCCGCTGCGGACCGTTCGCGGCGTGGTGCGGACGGCGGTCGAACCACTCGTCCGGCTCGACAACCCCGGCCACGTCGTCGAGGCCGTCAAGCTGGCCGAGGACGGCTCGGGCGACGTCGTCGTGCGGCTGTACGAGGCCCATGGGAACCGGTCGCGGGGTGCTCTTCGTGCGGGCTTCGAGTTCTCCTCGGTGGCGGAGACGGACCTGCTCGAGCGGCTGGTTGAGGACGTCGCCATCGCTCGGCGCGACGGTGACGGCGTGCACCTCGCCCTCCGGCCGTTCCAGATCGTCACGCTCCGCTTCGCCATGGCCTGCTGA
- a CDS encoding GDSL-type esterase/lipase family protein: MSALTCLAITTAAVAVAVVPSHATAREGQQVSALSLVSELAVRAAVGPAYNRDHFHHWTDDDGDCRDTYQEVLARDSLVPVTLTADGCSVVAGQWSSAYAGQTQTDAADVDVDHLVPLSEAWYSGASTWDPGTRQRFANDLGLTASLVTLTKSLSESRGASDPDEWLPPAADAQCQYASEWVRVKYRWGLSVDATEQAQLLSLLSGECQDFSVIVPAMAVAVPVTSTPGPTPPAPGPTPPAPEPTPPAPEPTPPAAGPTPEPTPPAPEPTPEPTPPPGPLFKHSFDGTIYKQISGVPYAISYEEWREVYRFRPPQPTATDYVKYPWSPTVYAVTFWTQDEASWQWTALDYNQYRMARFPKPRAAGWIQGSHYYKWGTSPELFVEGADGVKHKLTGAEWAASRYRPFVDRANEGVLKLSWAPELAWMSNISTGQGAPLNYPRWQGEALPTPRTVARINGDQFYQNYGSSTIWYAGPGMNRPVTYSEWVRAGSPSFSVRGAPPVYPFTSVKATATSVVLYGDSQLDGDSWSEQGARALGFTDQASHFSYGGIGYSTSSPSAGGTGWTAVQQGRVPFPGGSPGLVLVSLGGNDASAGRSDAQVIADSSALWAKLKLMYPQSRIIINGVMSRNDVSHNRRRHIDDVLAANAARQGVTFVSVAGLASAANAQYLDNVHMSQAGHDAVAPLYTARLAAALKR, from the coding sequence ATGTCTGCGCTGACGTGCCTGGCCATCACCACTGCGGCAGTCGCCGTCGCCGTCGTGCCGTCGCATGCCACCGCTCGCGAAGGACAGCAGGTCAGCGCCCTGTCCCTCGTGTCGGAACTGGCCGTCCGTGCCGCAGTCGGGCCAGCGTACAACCGCGATCACTTCCACCACTGGACGGACGACGACGGTGACTGCCGGGATACCTACCAGGAAGTTCTCGCGCGAGACTCCCTCGTCCCCGTGACTCTGACGGCTGACGGCTGCTCTGTCGTGGCTGGTCAGTGGTCCTCGGCCTACGCCGGGCAGACGCAGACCGACGCAGCAGACGTCGACGTCGATCACCTGGTCCCTCTCAGTGAGGCCTGGTATTCCGGCGCTTCGACCTGGGACCCCGGCACGCGTCAGCGATTCGCGAACGACCTCGGCCTTACCGCCTCACTCGTCACCTTGACGAAAAGCCTCTCGGAGTCGAGGGGTGCGTCTGACCCGGACGAGTGGCTTCCACCGGCCGCCGACGCCCAGTGCCAGTACGCATCCGAGTGGGTACGTGTGAAGTACCGGTGGGGCCTCTCCGTGGATGCGACAGAGCAGGCGCAGCTTCTATCGCTACTGAGCGGCGAGTGCCAGGATTTCAGTGTCATCGTTCCGGCAATGGCGGTGGCAGTGCCAGTCACATCGACGCCCGGACCCACGCCGCCCGCGCCTGGACCCACGCCGCCCGCGCCCGAACCCACGCCGCCCGCGCCCGAACCCACGCCGCCCGCGGCCGGACCCACGCCTGAACCCACGCCGCCCGCGCCCGAACCCACGCCTGAACCCACGCCGCCGCCCGGCCCTCTGTTCAAGCACAGCTTTGACGGCACCATCTACAAGCAGATCAGTGGGGTGCCGTACGCCATCTCCTACGAGGAGTGGCGCGAGGTCTACAGGTTTCGTCCACCACAGCCGACCGCGACGGATTACGTGAAGTATCCCTGGTCGCCGACCGTCTACGCGGTGACATTCTGGACGCAGGATGAAGCATCGTGGCAGTGGACGGCCCTCGACTACAACCAGTACCGGATGGCGAGGTTCCCGAAGCCCAGGGCCGCTGGATGGATTCAAGGGAGTCATTACTACAAGTGGGGCACCTCGCCCGAACTCTTCGTGGAAGGCGCGGACGGGGTCAAGCACAAGCTGACCGGGGCGGAGTGGGCGGCTTCCAGGTACAGACCTTTCGTCGACCGCGCGAACGAGGGTGTTCTGAAACTGTCGTGGGCACCCGAGCTCGCCTGGATGAGCAACATCAGCACCGGTCAAGGGGCTCCGCTCAACTACCCGCGCTGGCAGGGAGAAGCACTGCCGACTCCCCGGACGGTGGCGCGGATCAACGGCGACCAGTTCTACCAGAACTACGGCAGCAGCACGATCTGGTACGCCGGGCCCGGCATGAACCGTCCTGTCACCTACTCCGAGTGGGTGCGGGCGGGCTCTCCAAGCTTCTCTGTGCGGGGCGCTCCCCCCGTCTACCCGTTCACCAGCGTCAAGGCCACGGCCACATCAGTGGTGCTCTATGGCGATTCACAACTCGACGGTGACTCCTGGAGTGAGCAGGGCGCCCGTGCTCTGGGCTTCACAGATCAAGCTTCACACTTCTCCTACGGCGGGATCGGTTACTCCACCTCCAGCCCTTCGGCCGGTGGCACCGGCTGGACGGCCGTTCAGCAGGGACGGGTGCCTTTTCCGGGTGGCTCCCCGGGTCTCGTACTGGTCTCCCTGGGCGGCAATGATGCCTCCGCGGGACGATCCGACGCGCAAGTCATCGCTGACAGTTCAGCCCTCTGGGCGAAGCTGAAGCTGATGTACCCGCAGAGCAGGATCATCATCAACGGCGTGATGTCCCGCAACGATGTCTCCCATAACCGGCGTCGTCACATTGACGACGTGCTGGCCGCCAATGCGGCCAGGCAGGGTGTCACGTTCGTCTCCGTTGCCGGCCTCGCCAGCGCGGCCAACGCTCAGTACTTGGATAACGTCCACATGTCACAGGCCGGGCACGACGCCGTCGCCCCGCTGTACACAGCGAGATTGGCGGCCGCACTCAAGAGGTAG
- a CDS encoding excalibur calcium-binding domain-containing protein — protein MNPDLLYKTPYDGTIYRIGNGSPIPISYDEWRDVYGFQTPQPTPTDFVKYPWSATVYAVTFWADDENSWQWTAIDYNQYRTAGSPTPRIAGWIQGSYYYKWGTNAELFVEGADGVNHKLTGPEWAASGYRSFADRANEGVFKLSWAPELTWMTNISAGQGYALSYPRWQEEAFPTPQVVRRINGDQFYQNYGSTTIWYAGPGMNRPVSYNEWVGAGSPRPTMQGTPPAPPTTPQPPPPSGVYYENCDAVRAAGAAPLYRGQPGYRPGLDREGDGIACE, from the coding sequence GTGAACCCCGATTTGTTGTACAAGACCCCCTACGACGGAACCATCTACAGGATCGGGAACGGGTCTCCTATACCGATCAGTTACGACGAATGGCGGGACGTCTATGGCTTCCAGACTCCTCAGCCGACACCGACGGATTTCGTGAAGTACCCATGGTCGGCGACCGTCTACGCGGTGACGTTCTGGGCAGACGACGAGAATTCCTGGCAGTGGACTGCCATCGATTACAACCAGTACCGCACCGCCGGATCCCCAACGCCGAGGATCGCAGGGTGGATCCAAGGCAGCTACTACTACAAGTGGGGCACGAACGCCGAACTCTTCGTGGAAGGCGCCGACGGCGTGAACCACAAGCTCACTGGCCCGGAATGGGCGGCATCCGGCTACAGGTCGTTCGCCGACCGCGCCAACGAAGGGGTTTTCAAGCTCTCGTGGGCTCCGGAACTCACCTGGATGACCAACATCAGTGCCGGACAGGGCTACGCTCTGAGTTACCCGAGGTGGCAGGAAGAAGCCTTCCCGACACCTCAGGTAGTGCGGCGGATCAACGGCGATCAGTTCTACCAGAACTACGGCAGCACCACGATCTGGTACGCCGGCCCGGGCATGAATCGTCCGGTGAGTTACAACGAGTGGGTCGGAGCCGGTTCTCCTCGTCCCACCATGCAGGGCACTCCTCCCGCACCGCCGACCACTCCGCAGCCGCCACCGCCAAGTGGCGTGTACTACGAGAACTGCGACGCAGTTCGGGCAGCGGGTGCAGCACCGTTGTACCGTGGGCAGCCGGGCTATCGTCCGGGACTTGACCGTGAAGGCGACGGCATCGCCTGCGAATAA
- a CDS encoding YajQ family cyclic di-GMP-binding protein, with product MASESTFDVVSKVDKQEVANALNQAQKEIAQRYDFKGVGAEVDFSGEKILMKANSEERVLAVLDVLQSKMIKRGISLKSLDTGEPFPSGKEFRLETSIKEGIAQDIAKKINKLIRDEGPKGVKSQIQGDELRVSSKSRDDLQATMALLKNFDEADLQFVNMR from the coding sequence GTGGCGAGCGAATCCACGTTCGACGTCGTAAGCAAAGTGGACAAGCAGGAGGTGGCCAACGCTCTGAACCAGGCACAGAAGGAGATCGCCCAGCGCTACGACTTCAAGGGCGTCGGCGCCGAGGTCGACTTCAGCGGCGAGAAGATCCTCATGAAGGCGAACTCGGAGGAGCGCGTCCTGGCCGTGCTCGACGTGCTGCAGTCCAAGATGATCAAGCGCGGCATCTCCCTGAAGTCCCTGGACACCGGCGAACCGTTCCCCTCGGGCAAGGAGTTCCGCCTGGAGACCTCCATCAAGGAGGGCATCGCACAGGACATCGCGAAGAAGATCAACAAGCTCATCCGCGACGAGGGGCCCAAGGGCGTCAAGTCCCAGATCCAGGGCGACGAACTGCGCGTCAGCTCGAAGTCCCGGGACGACCTTCAGGCCACCATGGCGCTGCTCAAGAACTTCGACGAGGCAGATCTGCAGTTCGTGAACATGCGCTGA
- the htpX gene encoding zinc metalloprotease HtpX, whose translation MHNHFNGAKTALLFGALMGIFLVFGAVIAGATGSSAFIWLFALLGVGSIAYSYWNSDKIAIRSMRAVEVTEQQAPAMYRIVRELSTRAGKPMPRLYVSPTMAPNAFATGRNPENSAVCCTQGILQLLNERELRGVLGHELMHVYNRDILTGSIAAAVAGVITSVAQMFAFAGMMGGNRNQGGNPIAALLLAFLAPLAAGLVQTAIGRTREFDADEDGAALTDDPLALASALRKLETGTQRAPLPQDQRLVNTSHLMIANPFKGGGMSRLFATHPPMAQRIARLEGMAQRPLT comes from the coding sequence GTGCACAACCATTTCAACGGTGCCAAGACGGCGTTGTTGTTCGGTGCCCTCATGGGCATCTTCCTCGTGTTCGGCGCGGTCATCGCGGGAGCGACCGGCAGCTCGGCGTTCATCTGGCTCTTCGCCCTGCTCGGCGTCGGATCGATCGCCTACAGCTACTGGAACAGCGACAAGATCGCGATCCGCAGCATGCGCGCCGTCGAGGTGACGGAGCAGCAGGCGCCGGCGATGTACCGGATCGTCCGCGAGCTCAGCACGCGTGCCGGTAAGCCCATGCCGCGGCTCTACGTCTCCCCGACCATGGCGCCCAATGCCTTCGCCACCGGCCGCAACCCGGAGAACTCGGCCGTGTGCTGCACGCAGGGCATCCTGCAGCTGCTGAACGAGCGTGAGCTGCGCGGCGTCCTCGGGCACGAGCTCATGCACGTGTACAACCGCGACATCCTCACGGGATCCATCGCCGCAGCCGTCGCCGGTGTCATCACGTCGGTGGCGCAGATGTTCGCGTTCGCCGGCATGATGGGCGGCAACCGGAACCAGGGCGGCAACCCCATCGCGGCACTGCTGCTCGCCTTCCTCGCACCCCTGGCCGCGGGCCTCGTCCAGACCGCGATCGGGCGCACGCGTGAGTTCGACGCCGACGAGGACGGCGCCGCCCTCACGGACGACCCGCTGGCCCTCGCCTCGGCGCTGCGCAAGCTCGAGACCGGGACCCAGCGTGCGCCGCTCCCACAGGATCAGCGCCTCGTGAACACCTCGCACCTCATGATCGCCAACCCGTTCAAGGGCGGCGGGATGAGCCGCCTGTTCGCGACCCACCCGCCCATGGCGCAGCGCATCGCACGTCTCGAGGGCATGGCGCAGCGTCCGCTGACGTGA
- a CDS encoding MFS transporter, with protein MPRLLADITPLKESPAFRRLYVGTALSAIGTQLTIVAVSLQVYSLTQSTLSVGLLSLFALVPLVVAGLYGGAIADAQDRRTVALYSGMALWGTTMAIAAQAWIGVDSVWLLYLLIAIQSGAAGINQPTRSSIIPRLVRPELLPAANALSMITFGLAFTVGPLLAGLLVAQVGYAWTYTIDVVTFTFALWAVFRLPPLPPEGPTRRAGLATVLEGFRFLGTRPNIRMTFVVDLIAMITSQPRALLPAVGAVLIGGGELTVGILLAASAFGSVLAGLFSGPLGRVHKQGQAVVWSIVGWGASVAGFGLVVVMAGSSSLPTPGEGEFSVWLLPAALCLVLAGIADSISSVFRNTILQSATPDAMRGRLQGVFIVVVAGGPRLGDMVAGGQAAWLGEGWTAVVGGIACAVLVLAVARRQPRFLEYDSRRPQP; from the coding sequence GTGCCCCGCCTCCTCGCCGACATCACCCCGCTGAAGGAGTCACCGGCCTTCCGCCGGCTCTACGTCGGCACGGCGCTCTCGGCCATCGGCACCCAGCTCACCATCGTCGCGGTCAGCCTGCAGGTCTACTCGCTCACGCAGTCCACCCTCAGCGTGGGTCTGCTCAGCCTCTTCGCGCTCGTCCCGCTGGTGGTCGCGGGGCTGTACGGCGGTGCGATCGCCGATGCGCAGGACCGCCGCACGGTGGCGCTGTACTCCGGGATGGCGCTGTGGGGCACCACCATGGCCATCGCCGCGCAGGCCTGGATCGGCGTGGACAGCGTCTGGCTGCTCTATCTCCTGATCGCCATCCAGTCGGGCGCCGCCGGCATCAACCAGCCCACGCGGAGCTCCATCATCCCGCGGCTCGTCCGGCCGGAGCTGCTGCCCGCGGCCAACGCCCTCAGCATGATCACGTTCGGCCTGGCGTTCACCGTCGGCCCGCTGCTCGCCGGGCTGCTCGTGGCGCAGGTGGGCTACGCCTGGACGTACACGATCGACGTCGTCACCTTCACCTTCGCGCTGTGGGCGGTGTTCCGGCTCCCGCCCCTGCCGCCCGAGGGGCCAACCCGCCGTGCCGGGCTCGCCACGGTGCTCGAGGGGTTCCGCTTCCTCGGGACCCGGCCCAACATCCGCATGACCTTCGTCGTGGACCTCATCGCCATGATCACGTCCCAGCCGCGGGCACTGCTGCCCGCGGTGGGGGCCGTGCTCATCGGCGGAGGGGAACTGACCGTGGGCATCCTGCTCGCCGCCAGCGCCTTCGGGTCGGTGCTGGCGGGGCTGTTCTCGGGACCGCTCGGCCGCGTGCACAAGCAGGGTCAGGCGGTGGTGTGGTCGATCGTGGGCTGGGGGGCCTCCGTGGCCGGCTTCGGGCTGGTCGTCGTCATGGCCGGCTCGTCCTCCCTTCCGACGCCGGGCGAGGGGGAGTTCTCCGTCTGGCTGCTGCCCGCGGCGCTCTGCCTCGTCCTCGCGGGTATCGCGGACTCGATCAGCAGCGTCTTCCGCAACACGATCCTCCAGTCCGCCACCCCCGACGCGATGCGCGGGCGCCTCCAGGGCGTCTTCATCGTCGTCGTCGCCGGTGGTCCGCGGCTCGGGGACATGGTGGCCGGTGGCCAGGCCGCCTGGCTGGGCGAGGGGTGGACCGCGGTCGTCGGAGGGATAGCGTGCGCCGTGCTGGTCCTCGCCGTCGCCCGCCGGCAGCCCCGCTTCCTCGAGTACGACTCCCGCCGCCCCCAGCCCTGA
- a CDS encoding esterase/lipase family protein: protein MDLLKRGRAWVLDYAYVGFWQVQGFLVRMDPAQYLTPAPDAPEGKAPVLLIPGIYETWQFMRPVADHLHRAGHPVHVVQKLGYNRGTVEAMAQLAAGYLEEHDLTDVVVVAHSKGGLIGKFLMTMSSAGPRINRLVAVNTPFSGSVYANFFLLPSIRAFSPHDPTLRRLRADLESNQRITSIFGRFDPHIPGGSFLQGARNVQLETMGHFRPIADNRVLQEIDRAITAGDRDPA from the coding sequence GTGGATCTTCTGAAGCGGGGCAGGGCCTGGGTGCTGGACTACGCGTACGTCGGTTTCTGGCAGGTGCAGGGATTCCTCGTCCGGATGGATCCCGCGCAGTACCTCACGCCGGCCCCGGACGCGCCGGAGGGCAAGGCCCCCGTGCTCCTGATCCCCGGGATCTACGAGACCTGGCAGTTCATGCGGCCCGTCGCGGACCACCTGCACCGGGCCGGCCACCCTGTCCACGTGGTGCAGAAGCTCGGCTACAACCGCGGCACGGTCGAGGCCATGGCCCAGCTCGCCGCGGGCTACCTCGAGGAGCACGACCTCACGGACGTCGTCGTCGTCGCCCACAGCAAGGGTGGCCTGATCGGCAAGTTCCTCATGACGATGTCCAGCGCGGGGCCGCGCATCAACCGCCTCGTGGCGGTCAACACCCCGTTCTCCGGGTCCGTGTACGCCAATTTCTTCCTCCTGCCGAGCATCCGTGCGTTCTCCCCGCACGATCCCACCCTCAGACGCCTGCGCGCCGACCTCGAATCCAACCAGCGCATCACCTCGATCTTCGGGCGGTTCGACCCCCACATCCCGGGCGGCAGCTTCCTTCAGGGCGCCCGGAACGTCCAGCTCGAGACGATGGGCCACTTCCGGCCGATCGCCGACAACCGGGTGCTCCAGGAGATCGACCGCGCCATCACGGCCGGCGACCGCGACCCCGCCTGA
- a CDS encoding Fur family transcriptional regulator has product MMQTNATPGAREARWSAALHAADRRVTRQRLAVLAAVEQSPHATADDAATAVRADLPHITVQSVYVILADLTDIGLLRRIETPHSPARYETRVGDNHHHAVCTGCGRIEDVDCAVGHAPCLTPEWSPGASRMTILIAEVLYQGLCDDCRTAAPSHP; this is encoded by the coding sequence ATGATGCAGACGAACGCGACGCCCGGGGCCCGGGAGGCCCGCTGGTCCGCCGCGCTGCACGCCGCGGACCGGCGCGTGACGCGCCAGCGCCTCGCCGTCCTCGCCGCCGTCGAGCAGTCGCCGCACGCCACAGCCGACGACGCCGCGACCGCCGTCCGCGCCGACCTGCCGCACATCACCGTGCAGTCCGTCTACGTGATCCTCGCCGACCTCACCGACATCGGCCTGCTGCGCCGCATCGAGACGCCGCACTCCCCCGCCCGCTACGAGACGCGCGTGGGCGACAACCACCACCACGCCGTCTGCACCGGATGCGGCCGGATCGAGGACGTCGACTGCGCCGTGGGACATGCGCCCTGCCTGACGCCCGAATGGTCGCCCGGCGCCTCCCGCATGACCATCCTGATCGCAGAGGTCCTGTACCAGGGCCTCTGCGACGACTGCCGCACGGCAGCCCCCAGCCACCCCTGA